One region of Olleya sp. Hel_I_94 genomic DNA includes:
- a CDS encoding homoserine kinase → MNEIKIFSPATVANVSCGFDVLGFCLDTIGDEMVIRKTNEKGIKITKIVGADLPFETDKNVASVSALALYNHANPDCGFEIEIYKNIKPGSGIGSSSASAAGSVFAINELLGRPYNQTQLTDFAMKGEALASGCEHADNIAPALFGGFTLVKSTSPLQVLQLPTPDDLFVTIIHPQIEVKTSEARAILPQQIPLQNAITQWSNVGSLVHALHTNDYNLLSQSLTDVVVEPYRSQLIPHFNSVKTEVIKAGALGTGISGSGPSIFALSKSKETAEAVAKAMTTIYAKTDIKFNTYVSKINTEGMKILS, encoded by the coding sequence ATGAACGAAATCAAAATATTCTCGCCAGCCACAGTCGCTAACGTCTCTTGTGGATTTGACGTCTTAGGCTTTTGCTTAGATACTATTGGTGATGAAATGGTGATTAGAAAAACCAATGAAAAAGGAATCAAAATAACCAAAATTGTTGGTGCAGACCTTCCTTTTGAAACAGATAAAAATGTTGCTAGTGTTTCGGCTTTAGCCTTATATAATCACGCTAATCCTGATTGTGGATTTGAAATAGAGATTTATAAAAACATAAAACCAGGAAGCGGAATTGGAAGCAGTTCTGCTAGTGCAGCCGGAAGTGTATTTGCTATAAATGAGTTGTTAGGTAGACCATATAACCAAACCCAATTAACAGATTTTGCTATGAAAGGTGAAGCTTTGGCTAGTGGATGCGAGCATGCTGATAATATTGCTCCTGCCCTATTTGGCGGTTTTACATTAGTAAAAAGTACATCGCCTTTACAAGTATTGCAATTGCCAACGCCTGATGATTTATTTGTGACTATTATCCATCCACAAATTGAAGTTAAAACCTCTGAAGCGCGTGCTATTTTACCACAACAGATTCCGTTGCAAAACGCCATCACACAATGGTCTAACGTTGGTAGCTTAGTCCATGCTTTACATACTAACGATTATAATTTGCTTAGCCAATCTTTAACAGATGTGGTTGTGGAGCCTTACCGAAGTCAATTAATTCCTCATTTTAATTCGGTTAAAACCGAAGTTATAAAAGCAGGCGCTTTAGGTACTGGAATTTCAGGTTCGGGACCATCGATATTCGCTTTGTCAAAAAGTAAAGAAACTGCTGAAGCTGTAGCCAAAGCAATGACTACTATTTATGCAAAAACGGACATTAAGTTTAATACTTATGTATCTAAAATTAATACAGAAGGCATGAAAATATTAAGTTAA
- the thrA gene encoding bifunctional aspartate kinase/homoserine dehydrogenase I, translated as MKVLKFGGTSVGTAQNIKKVIAILQKESLSSPIVCVVSAVGGITDKLLQAGELAKQKDKSYLTVFEKIKSIHFKVIEGLVNNPKSILKEVDATFENLKQLLNGIYLINELSPKTSDKLVSYGELLSSFIIAEVMEDLNLNTVLKNSQELIITNNNFTKAEVNYDVTNKNIVDYFNKANQLITILPGFVSKSQSGETTTLGRGGSDFTAAIVAAALKVDQLEIWTDVSGMYTTNPKLVKQAYPIANLSYQEAMELSHFGAKVLYPPTVQPVLNLSIPIHIKNTLHPEAFGTIISNQKKESHLTVKGISHIDNVALLTLEGSGMVGIPGFSKRLFETLANEKINIIFITQASSEHSICFGIDVSNAEQAEQNINTAFEYEISLHKINPIIVEKGLSIIALIGDNMKSHQGISGKLFSTLGKNNINVRAIAQGASEKNISAVINQSDVKKALNSLHERFFEVNTKQLNVFITGIGNVGEKLIDQIKQQHNFLKKNLKLDVKIVGMSNSRKMIFNPNGIDLNNWTEPFHHADKSSIEGFYQKVIELNLRNSIFVDVTANKDVASVYENYLKQSVAVVACNKIACSDKYANYKNLQDLSLKYNAPFLYETNVGAGLPIINTLNNLVASGDKVISIQAVLSGSLNFVFNNFSDKKNFHDTVKQAQFEGYTEPDPRIDLSGIDVARKILILARENGIPMEIEDITNDSFLTEANLNSDSVDDFYDTLINDEAHFQKLYASATANKCQLKYVAEYKNGKAKVGLQEVPEGHPFYNLEGKDNIVMFYTQRYPEQPLIVKGAGAGADVTASGLFADIIRIGNK; from the coding sequence ATGAAAGTATTAAAATTTGGAGGTACCTCTGTAGGTACTGCTCAAAACATAAAAAAAGTTATAGCTATTCTTCAAAAAGAATCTCTATCTAGTCCTATAGTGTGTGTTGTATCTGCTGTTGGTGGTATCACTGACAAATTGTTACAAGCAGGTGAGTTAGCTAAACAAAAAGACAAAAGTTATCTAACTGTTTTTGAAAAAATTAAAAGCATTCATTTTAAAGTTATTGAAGGCTTAGTTAATAATCCTAAGTCTATTTTAAAAGAAGTTGATGCAACGTTTGAAAACTTAAAACAACTATTAAATGGTATTTATTTAATTAATGAGTTGTCTCCTAAAACATCTGATAAATTAGTAAGTTATGGCGAATTATTGTCGTCATTTATAATTGCAGAAGTCATGGAAGACTTAAACCTAAATACGGTTTTAAAAAATAGCCAAGAGTTAATAATTACAAATAATAACTTTACAAAAGCTGAAGTCAATTATGATGTAACTAATAAAAATATCGTAGATTATTTTAATAAAGCTAATCAACTTATTACAATTTTACCAGGTTTTGTTTCTAAATCACAAAGTGGAGAAACAACAACTTTAGGTCGTGGTGGATCAGACTTTACAGCTGCTATTGTTGCTGCAGCATTAAAAGTAGACCAATTAGAGATTTGGACAGATGTTAGTGGTATGTACACCACAAATCCAAAGCTAGTAAAACAAGCATATCCAATAGCTAATTTATCTTATCAAGAAGCTATGGAATTATCTCACTTTGGTGCTAAGGTTTTATACCCTCCAACGGTCCAACCTGTTTTAAATCTATCAATTCCAATACATATCAAAAACACATTGCATCCAGAAGCTTTTGGGACTATTATTTCTAATCAAAAAAAGGAAAGTCATCTAACGGTTAAAGGGATTAGTCATATTGACAATGTTGCCTTATTAACATTGGAAGGTAGTGGTATGGTTGGTATTCCTGGGTTTTCAAAACGATTGTTTGAAACCTTAGCTAACGAGAAAATAAACATCATATTTATTACACAAGCGTCATCAGAACATTCTATTTGTTTTGGAATAGATGTTAGTAATGCTGAACAAGCGGAACAAAACATAAACACAGCTTTTGAATACGAAATTTCGCTGCATAAAATTAATCCAATAATTGTTGAAAAAGGATTATCCATTATAGCGTTAATTGGTGATAACATGAAGAGTCACCAAGGTATTAGCGGAAAACTTTTTAGTACTCTTGGAAAAAACAATATTAATGTTAGAGCTATTGCACAAGGCGCTTCAGAAAAAAACATCTCTGCAGTTATTAATCAAAGTGATGTTAAAAAAGCATTAAATAGTTTACACGAGCGTTTCTTTGAAGTCAATACTAAACAATTAAATGTGTTTATTACAGGAATAGGAAATGTTGGCGAAAAACTAATTGATCAAATCAAACAACAACATAACTTTTTAAAAAAGAATCTAAAATTAGATGTCAAAATTGTTGGAATGTCTAACTCCAGAAAAATGATTTTTAATCCTAACGGAATAGATTTAAATAATTGGACAGAACCGTTTCATCATGCAGACAAATCTAGTATAGAAGGCTTTTATCAAAAAGTAATAGAGCTTAATCTTAGAAACAGCATTTTTGTGGATGTTACCGCAAATAAAGACGTCGCTTCCGTTTATGAAAACTACTTAAAACAAAGTGTTGCTGTTGTTGCTTGTAATAAAATAGCTTGTTCGGACAAGTATGCAAACTATAAAAACTTACAAGATTTATCATTAAAATATAATGCACCTTTTTTATACGAAACTAATGTTGGTGCAGGTTTACCTATCATAAACACACTTAACAATTTAGTTGCATCTGGAGATAAAGTAATTAGTATACAGGCGGTTTTGTCTGGTAGTTTAAACTTTGTGTTTAATAATTTTAGTGATAAAAAGAATTTTCATGACACGGTAAAACAAGCGCAATTTGAAGGCTATACAGAGCCTGATCCTCGTATTGATTTAAGCGGAATTGATGTGGCTAGAAAAATATTAATTCTGGCACGTGAAAATGGAATTCCGATGGAAATTGAAGATATTACAAACGATTCATTTTTAACTGAAGCCAATTTGAATAGCGACTCAGTTGACGATTTTTACGATACTTTAATTAATGACGAAGCACATTTCCAAAAACTATATGCTTCGGCTACAGCCAACAAATGTCAGCTAAAATATGTTGCCGAATATAAAAATGGAAAAGCAAAAGTAGGCTTACAAGAAGTACCAGAAGGACATCCTTTTTATAACCTTGAAGGAAAAGATAACATTGTTATGTTTTACACACAACGCTATCCAGAACAGCCTTTAATAGTCAAAGGAGCTGGAGCTGGAGCGGATGTGACTGCTTCCGGATTATTTGCAGATATTATCAGAATAGGCAATAAATAA
- a CDS encoding NAD(P)H-hydrate dehydratase, which yields MKIFSKEQIYEGDALTAKKQGITSTDLMERAGTQIFNWLHMRMQGAQVPIHVFCGIGNNGGDGLVVARHLTTHGYNVKTYIVNHSTTRSKDFLNNYERIKSTTKDWPVLLNDASELPAINEKDIIVDAIFGIGLNRPVEGWIKQLFNYFRATKAFVLSIDIPSGLATDTAPVDAECVVNAGYTLSFQTPKLVFFLPETAKYTVQWEVLDIGIDPEYLYTTPTEAELIGKNEVLPLYKPREKYSHKGSFGHVLVIGGSYGKIGSVTLASQGVLAIGAGKVTAYTPKCGYIPLQVGFPEAMVITDADEEIITSIAFDIQPNVIALGVGVGTDVKTIDAFEAFLKVNKTPLVIDADGINILAKKKALLKFLPENTVLTPHPKELERLVGKWKDEFDKLKKTKAFSKKYKCIIIIKGANTITVYQDKLYVNATGNPGLATAGTGDVLTGIISGLIAQSYDPLVAAIFGVYLHGKSADLLVEDLGYQSFIASHVIEGIPLAYLDLFKQPEQPEIENADSDSKK from the coding sequence ATGAAAATATTTTCGAAAGAACAAATTTATGAAGGTGATGCTTTAACTGCTAAAAAACAAGGTATTACATCTACAGATTTGATGGAACGTGCAGGAACGCAAATCTTTAATTGGTTGCATATGCGTATGCAAGGTGCACAGGTTCCAATTCACGTATTTTGTGGGATAGGTAACAATGGAGGTGATGGTTTAGTCGTTGCAAGGCACTTGACAACTCATGGGTATAATGTAAAAACTTATATTGTTAACCATAGTACAACACGCTCTAAAGATTTTTTAAATAACTACGAACGCATAAAAAGCACCACCAAAGATTGGCCTGTTTTATTAAATGATGCTAGTGAATTACCTGCTATAAATGAAAAAGATATAATAGTAGATGCTATTTTTGGTATAGGTTTAAACAGACCTGTGGAAGGTTGGATTAAGCAATTATTTAATTATTTTAGAGCTACAAAAGCTTTTGTATTATCAATAGATATACCTTCTGGTTTGGCTACAGATACAGCACCTGTGGATGCAGAGTGTGTGGTAAATGCTGGTTACACTTTAAGTTTTCAGACTCCTAAATTAGTTTTCTTTTTGCCTGAAACCGCAAAATACACTGTACAATGGGAAGTTTTAGACATTGGTATTGATCCAGAATATCTTTACACCACACCAACCGAAGCGGAATTAATTGGAAAAAATGAAGTCTTACCGTTATATAAGCCAAGAGAAAAATACAGTCATAAAGGAAGTTTTGGACATGTTTTAGTTATTGGAGGTAGTTACGGAAAAATAGGATCTGTTACTTTAGCTAGTCAAGGTGTACTTGCAATTGGAGCAGGAAAAGTAACAGCTTATACGCCTAAATGTGGTTACATACCATTGCAAGTTGGTTTTCCAGAAGCAATGGTTATTACAGATGCAGATGAAGAAATAATCACATCCATAGCATTTGATATACAACCTAATGTCATTGCGTTAGGAGTAGGTGTAGGGACAGATGTTAAGACAATTGATGCTTTTGAAGCATTTTTAAAAGTCAATAAAACACCTTTAGTTATTGATGCAGACGGAATTAATATATTAGCTAAAAAGAAAGCGTTATTAAAATTTTTACCAGAAAACACGGTCTTAACTCCGCATCCTAAAGAGTTAGAAAGATTGGTTGGGAAATGGAAAGATGAATTTGATAAACTTAAAAAGACCAAGGCGTTTTCTAAAAAGTATAAATGTATTATAATAATTAAAGGAGCAAATACTATAACTGTTTATCAAGATAAATTATATGTTAATGCAACAGGGAATCCAGGCTTGGCAACAGCAGGAACAGGAGATGTTTTAACAGGTATAATTTCTGGATTAATAGCTCAAAGTTATGATCCATTAGTAGCAGCTATATTTGGAGTGTATTTACATGGTAAATCTGCAGATTTATTAGTAGAGGATTTAGGGTATCAAAGTTTTATAGCAAGTCATGTTATTGAAGGTATTCCATTAGCTTACCTAGATTTGTTTAAACAACCAGAGCAACCAGAAATAGAAAATGCTGATAGCGATTCAAAAAAATAA
- a CDS encoding TlpA family protein disulfide reductase: MKKLLVCLAALSIVACKKEAPKDYATFSGKIENKNSDSLFVYQGRDFKKTIKVMEDGTFSDTLKVTTGVFGIYDGKEQTTVFLANDMDLKMTLDAKMFDESIKFSGKGAEKSTFLVDRIKFEQDLVDVEALKNLEASNLDASLEDIKTKMLAYYDKNEAIDSTIISEARKQVDPMLKGLKGYVLSGIKLKEEFPAGSPSPTFENYENYKGGTTSLSDLKGKFVYIDVWATWCGPCIGEIPSLKALEKDYEGKNIAFVSLSTDDGRGYRADSKEESFKLSKDGWKKMIEEKEMGGIQLFADNAFESDFVTGYKINSIPRFILIDPNGNIVNADAPRPSYPKIKEYFTSMGI, from the coding sequence ATGAAAAAACTATTAGTTTGCTTAGCAGCTTTATCTATCGTTGCTTGTAAAAAAGAAGCTCCAAAAGATTACGCCACTTTTTCTGGTAAAATAGAAAATAAAAACAGCGATTCTTTGTTTGTATACCAAGGTCGAGACTTTAAAAAAACAATTAAAGTAATGGAAGATGGTACATTTAGTGATACTTTAAAAGTAACTACTGGTGTTTTTGGAATTTACGATGGTAAAGAGCAAACAACTGTATTTTTAGCAAACGATATGGATTTAAAAATGACTTTAGACGCAAAAATGTTTGACGAGTCAATTAAATTTAGTGGTAAAGGTGCTGAAAAATCTACTTTCTTAGTGGATAGAATTAAATTTGAACAAGATTTAGTAGATGTGGAAGCTTTAAAAAATCTTGAAGCTTCAAATTTAGATGCTAGTTTAGAGGATATTAAAACTAAAATGCTTGCTTATTATGACAAAAATGAAGCTATAGATTCTACAATTATTTCAGAAGCTAGAAAGCAAGTAGATCCAATGTTAAAAGGATTAAAAGGTTATGTTTTAAGTGGTATTAAACTTAAGGAAGAATTTCCTGCAGGATCACCATCTCCTACTTTTGAAAATTATGAAAACTACAAAGGTGGTACAACCTCTTTATCTGACTTAAAAGGTAAATTTGTGTATATAGATGTATGGGCAACTTGGTGTGGTCCTTGTATCGGAGAAATTCCTTCATTAAAAGCTTTAGAAAAAGATTACGAAGGTAAAAACATTGCTTTTGTTAGTTTATCTACTGATGATGGTAGAGGTTATAGAGCAGATAGTAAAGAGGAATCTTTTAAATTATCTAAAGACGGTTGGAAAAAGATGATTGAAGAAAAAGAAATGGGAGGCATTCAATTATTTGCAGATAATGCTTTTGAATCTGACTTTGTTACAGGTTATAAAATTAACTCTATTCCAAGATTTATCTTAATCGATCCAAACGGAAATATTGTTAATGCTGATGCACCAAGACCTTCTTATCCAAAAATCAAAGAATACTTTACGTCTATGGGTATTTAA
- the hutH gene encoding histidine ammonia-lyase, which translates to MNTTHIISSKSLDLATIQSIILEQKQLELSSESVDKINECRTYLNEKLKSETRPIYGINTGFGSLYNVKISNENLTKLQENLMMSHACGTGDLVPEPIVKLMLLLKIQSLSYGHSGVQLVTVKRLIDFYNNDILPLVYTQGSLGASGDLSPLAHMSLPLIGKGKVTFKGAILEAEKVLKQFDWQPITLLSKEGLALLNGTQFMSAYGTYLLLKSYKLSYLADLIGSVSIDAFDGRIEPFNELIHLVRPHNGQLETASRVNAFLEGSQIISQEKQHVQDPYSFRCIPQVHGATKDTLAFVAKTFETEINSVTDNPNIFTKEDEIISGGNFHGQPLALALDYLKIAMAELGNISERRVFQLVSGLRGLPAFLVDNPGLNSGFMIPQYTAASIVSANKQLASPASIDSIVSSNGQEDHVSMGANAATQAYTLINNVERVLAIELFNASQALAFRAPLKSSQFIEQFIFSYREVVPFIKEDEILHDDIQASIEFIQTLGIDSEELF; encoded by the coding sequence ATGAATACAACTCACATTATATCCTCAAAATCTTTAGATTTAGCAACAATTCAATCTATAATTTTAGAACAAAAGCAATTGGAGTTATCTTCAGAATCTGTTGATAAAATCAATGAATGTCGTACGTATTTAAATGAAAAACTAAAATCAGAGACGAGACCTATTTACGGTATAAATACAGGTTTTGGATCGTTATATAATGTTAAGATCAGTAATGAAAACTTAACAAAGTTACAAGAAAATCTAATGATGTCTCATGCTTGTGGGACTGGAGATTTAGTACCAGAACCTATTGTAAAATTAATGCTTTTATTAAAAATACAATCCTTAAGTTATGGTCATTCAGGAGTACAATTAGTAACAGTCAAACGTTTAATAGATTTTTATAATAACGATATATTACCTTTAGTTTATACTCAAGGTTCTTTAGGTGCATCTGGAGATTTGTCGCCTTTAGCACATATGTCTTTACCGTTAATTGGAAAAGGTAAAGTTACTTTTAAAGGAGCGATATTAGAGGCTGAAAAGGTCTTAAAACAATTTGATTGGCAACCTATTACATTATTATCTAAAGAAGGTTTAGCGTTATTAAACGGTACACAATTTATGAGTGCTTATGGGACTTATTTGTTGCTTAAGTCTTATAAATTATCCTATTTAGCAGACCTAATTGGAAGTGTATCTATTGATGCTTTTGATGGAAGAATTGAGCCTTTTAATGAATTAATACATTTAGTAAGACCGCATAATGGGCAATTAGAAACTGCAAGTCGTGTTAATGCGTTTTTAGAAGGTAGTCAAATCATTAGTCAAGAAAAACAACACGTACAAGATCCATATAGCTTTAGGTGTATACCACAAGTGCATGGAGCAACTAAAGATACTTTAGCTTTTGTAGCAAAAACGTTTGAGACCGAAATTAACTCGGTTACAGATAATCCTAATATTTTTACAAAAGAAGATGAAATAATTTCTGGAGGAAACTTTCATGGGCAACCCTTAGCTTTAGCATTAGATTATTTAAAAATTGCTATGGCAGAATTAGGTAATATATCAGAAAGACGTGTGTTTCAATTAGTATCAGGATTAAGAGGTTTGCCAGCGTTTTTAGTTGATAATCCTGGCTTAAACTCAGGATTTATGATTCCGCAATATACTGCAGCAAGTATAGTTAGTGCTAATAAGCAATTAGCATCTCCTGCAAGTATAGATAGTATTGTATCAAGTAATGGTCAAGAAGATCACGTAAGTATGGGAGCCAATGCAGCTACACAAGCGTATACTTTAATTAATAATGTAGAGCGTGTTTTGGCTATTGAGCTGTTTAATGCGTCTCAGGCATTAGCATTTAGAGCACCTTTAAAATCAAGCCAATTTATTGAGCAATTTATTTTTAGTTATCGTGAAGTAGTACCTTTTATTAAAGAGGACGAAATTTTACATGATGATATCCAAGCTTCAATTGAATTTATTCAAACTTTAGGTATAGATTCTGAAGAGTTATTTTAA
- a CDS encoding ATP-dependent Clp protease ATP-binding subunit, translated as MDDNFSPRVKDVIAYSKEEALRLGHDFIGTEHLMLGLLRDGNGKAINILNALDIDLNHLRRKVEILSPANPNTTIISNEKKNLHLTRQAERALKTTFLEAKLFQSTSINTAHLLLCILRNENDPTTKLLNKLKVDYDNVKEQFKSMITNDDNFEDITGAPKAESFQDDSSAEDSGSKDIFNTPGAKGNKKSKTPVLDNFGRDLTAMAEEGKLDPVVGREKEIERVSQILSRRKKNNPLLIGEPGVGKSAIAEGLANRIVKRKVSRILFNKRVVTLDLASLVAGTKYRGQFEERMKAVMNELEKNDDVILFIDEIHTIVGAGGATGSLDASNMFKPALARGEIQCIGATTLDEYRQYIEKDGALERRFQKVIVEPTSVEETIEILNNIKAKYEDHHNVTYTDEAIEACVKLTNRYMTERFLPDKAIDALDEAGSRVHITNIDVPKQIIELEKKLEDVRETKNTVVKKQKYEEAARLRDDEKRLEKELAVAQEKWEEDTKLHKEIVSEDNVADVVSMMTGVPVNRIAQTESNKLALLPDLIKGKVIGQDDAVAKVVKAIQRNRAGLKDPNKPIGSFIFLGQTGVGKTQLAKVLSNQLFDSEEAMIRIDMSEYMEKFAISRLVGAPPGYVGYEEGGQLTEKVRRKPYAVILLDEIEKAHPDVFNMLLQVLDDGYLTDSLGRKIDFRNTIIIMTSNIGARKLKDFGTGIGFGTASQKSQEDANSRSVIENALKKSFAPEFLNRIDDVIVFNALEKEDINKIIDIELDKLLKRIDGLGYKLKLTKAAKDFIAEKGFDKQYGARPLKRAIQKYVEDALAEEIITSKLQEGDKIVMDLDTKTDEITIAIEKAEKPAES; from the coding sequence ATGGATGATAATTTTTCACCAAGAGTAAAAGACGTCATTGCCTATAGTAAAGAGGAAGCATTGCGCTTAGGACACGACTTTATAGGCACGGAACACTTAATGCTTGGTTTATTAAGAGACGGAAACGGAAAAGCAATAAATATTTTAAATGCGTTGGATATTGATTTAAATCATTTAAGACGAAAAGTTGAAATATTAAGTCCTGCTAATCCTAATACCACAATAATTTCTAACGAAAAGAAAAACTTGCACTTAACACGTCAGGCAGAACGTGCGCTTAAGACTACTTTTCTAGAAGCAAAACTGTTTCAAAGTACATCAATAAATACTGCACATTTATTATTATGTATTTTAAGAAACGAAAACGACCCGACTACAAAACTTTTAAATAAGTTAAAAGTAGATTATGATAACGTTAAAGAACAATTTAAGTCTATGATTACAAACGACGATAACTTCGAAGATATAACTGGAGCTCCAAAAGCTGAGTCATTTCAGGATGACTCCTCTGCAGAAGACTCTGGTTCTAAAGACATATTTAATACACCTGGAGCAAAAGGTAACAAAAAATCTAAAACACCTGTTTTAGATAATTTTGGACGCGACTTGACAGCTATGGCTGAAGAAGGTAAACTTGATCCAGTTGTGGGACGTGAAAAAGAAATTGAGCGTGTGTCTCAAATACTTTCGCGTCGTAAAAAGAACAACCCTTTGTTAATTGGTGAGCCTGGTGTTGGTAAATCTGCAATTGCTGAGGGTTTGGCAAATCGTATTGTTAAACGTAAAGTATCACGTATTTTATTTAACAAACGTGTGGTTACTTTAGATTTAGCAAGCTTAGTTGCTGGTACTAAATATAGAGGACAGTTTGAAGAGCGCATGAAAGCGGTTATGAACGAGCTTGAAAAAAATGACGATGTTATTCTTTTTATTGACGAAATTCACACCATTGTTGGTGCTGGTGGAGCAACAGGAAGCTTAGATGCTTCTAACATGTTTAAACCTGCTTTAGCTAGAGGAGAAATACAATGTATTGGTGCTACCACTTTAGATGAGTACAGACAATATATTGAAAAAGATGGGGCTTTAGAGCGTCGTTTTCAAAAAGTAATTGTTGAACCTACTTCTGTAGAAGAAACGATTGAAATTTTGAACAATATTAAAGCTAAATATGAAGATCACCATAATGTAACGTATACAGATGAAGCTATTGAAGCTTGTGTTAAGTTAACTAACCGTTATATGACTGAGCGTTTTTTACCAGACAAAGCAATTGACGCTTTGGATGAAGCTGGCTCAAGAGTACACATTACAAACATTGATGTACCTAAGCAAATAATCGAATTAGAGAAAAAATTAGAGGACGTTAGAGAGACTAAAAATACGGTTGTTAAAAAACAAAAGTATGAAGAGGCTGCACGTTTACGTGATGACGAAAAACGCTTAGAAAAAGAATTAGCTGTTGCACAAGAAAAATGGGAAGAAGACACTAAACTACATAAAGAAATAGTATCCGAAGACAACGTTGCAGATGTTGTAAGCATGATGACAGGAGTACCTGTTAATCGTATTGCGCAAACCGAAAGTAACAAACTTGCCTTACTACCTGATTTAATAAAAGGTAAAGTAATAGGTCAGGATGATGCTGTTGCAAAGGTTGTTAAAGCTATACAACGTAATCGTGCTGGTCTTAAAGATCCTAATAAACCAATTGGTTCGTTTATCTTTTTAGGACAAACAGGAGTCGGTAAAACGCAATTAGCAAAAGTATTATCTAATCAATTATTTGATAGTGAAGAAGCTATGATAAGAATTGATATGAGCGAATACATGGAAAAATTTGCAATTTCAAGATTAGTTGGTGCACCTCCAGGATATGTAGGTTACGAAGAAGGTGGACAATTAACTGAAAAAGTACGTCGTAAACCTTATGCTGTAATTCTTTTAGATGAAATAGAAAAAGCACATCCAGACGTTTTTAACATGCTATTACAAGTCTTAGACGATGGTTATTTAACTGATAGTTTAGGTCGTAAAATCGATTTTAGAAATACCATAATTATTATGACTTCTAATATTGGAGCAAGAAAATTAAAAGATTTTGGTACAGGAATAGGTTTTGGTACTGCTTCTCAAAAATCTCAAGAAGATGCTAACTCTAGAAGTGTTATTGAAAATGCACTTAAAAAATCATTTGCTCCAGAATTTTTAAATAGAATTGATGACGTTATAGTATTTAATGCGCTAGAAAAAGAAGATATTAATAAGATTATTGATATCGAACTAGATAAACTACTAAAACGTATTGATGGCTTAGGTTATAAACTAAAATTAACTAAAGCAGCAAAAGATTTTATTGCAGAAAAAGGTTTTGATAAGCAATATGGAGCAAGACCTTTAAAACGTGCTATACAGAAGTACGTTGAGGATGCTCTTGCTGAAGAAATTATCACTTCAAAATTACAAGAAGGCGATAAAATAGTAATGGATTTAGATACAAAAACTGATGAAATTACTATTGCTATTGAAAAAGCAGAAAAACCTGCAGAATCTTAA